A genomic region of Pseudovibrio sp. Tun.PSC04-5.I4 contains the following coding sequences:
- a CDS encoding LysR substrate-binding domain-containing protein, giving the protein MNLSFRQLQAFREVMRTGSISEAARTLGRTQPAISSLIANLEQELGIELFLRQRGKLIRKPEAQFFLGEAEAILDRLARSTRTMREIGSLKQGRLNVAFMPASSQVLIPQLISDFVRDKPEVKVSLMMRGSHMIEEWVASQQYDVGLAETPPHNSALTTHDFLLNCICAVRSDDPLSRKDVIEAKDLSGRPLATLPEMHPNCVSTRMAFDEQKAVFNQRFELRNFLPALKLVEDGLCYCICDPMTADGYLNTAREQSSLVFRPFTPKVVLAISILLPSQRPASALANAFSEKLLTAVKEIEKRQWGDFFSGAQ; this is encoded by the coding sequence ATGAACCTTAGTTTTCGACAGTTGCAGGCATTTCGTGAAGTGATGCGCACTGGGTCCATCTCCGAGGCAGCACGTACCCTTGGCCGGACGCAACCTGCGATAAGTTCCCTTATCGCGAACCTTGAACAGGAACTTGGGATTGAACTGTTCCTGCGTCAGCGCGGAAAGCTGATCCGTAAGCCGGAAGCGCAGTTCTTTTTGGGTGAGGCAGAAGCTATTCTCGACCGCCTTGCGCGTTCCACTCGTACAATGCGGGAAATCGGATCGCTGAAACAAGGGCGCTTGAATGTGGCGTTTATGCCAGCCTCCTCACAGGTGCTCATCCCGCAATTGATCTCGGATTTTGTGCGCGACAAGCCCGAGGTGAAGGTCTCGTTGATGATGCGCGGCTCTCACATGATTGAGGAATGGGTCGCCTCTCAGCAGTATGATGTGGGACTGGCAGAAACTCCGCCGCACAATTCCGCTCTGACCACACATGATTTTCTGCTCAATTGCATCTGTGCTGTACGCAGCGATGATCCCCTCAGCCGCAAAGACGTGATAGAGGCCAAAGACCTGTCTGGCCGCCCCTTGGCAACCCTGCCAGAGATGCACCCGAACTGTGTTTCAACGCGCATGGCGTTTGACGAGCAAAAGGCCGTGTTTAACCAGCGTTTTGAACTGCGGAATTTTCTTCCGGCCTTGAAACTGGTGGAAGATGGGCTGTGTTATTGCATCTGTGATCCGATGACGGCAGACGGGTACCTCAACACAGCACGGGAGCAAAGCTCACTGGTGTTCCGCCCCTTCACACCAAAGGTGGTGCTGGCGATCTCAATTCTGCTGCCATCACAGCGGCCCGCGTCCGCACTTGCAAATGCATTTAGCGAAAAGCTTCTGACAGCGGTGAAAGAGATTGAGAAGAGGCAGTGGGGCGACTTCTTCTCGGGGGCGCAATAG
- a CDS encoding pyridoxamine 5'-phosphate oxidase family protein produces the protein MYSSDIGFTPTVKAIQSRKGSRRGYASMEEGGGWKTEVTEDLAGYIANQRSFFLSTVNADGQPYIQHRGGPAGFLKVLDNRRLGFADFRGNRQYISQGNLLDNSKAFIFLIDYVQKTRIKIWGTAEVIEDNPELVAQLMQYDQPYRAAPEQAIIFTIDAWDANCPQHIPARIDVEWVKSALDEKDQKIAMLEAHIKDLQGSVALS, from the coding sequence ATGTATTCCAGTGACATTGGCTTTACCCCAACCGTGAAAGCTATCCAAAGCCGCAAGGGGTCCCGTCGTGGGTACGCCAGCATGGAAGAGGGCGGGGGTTGGAAAACAGAAGTAACTGAGGACCTTGCTGGGTATATTGCAAATCAGCGCAGTTTCTTCCTGTCGACTGTCAATGCAGATGGTCAGCCTTATATTCAGCATCGCGGCGGGCCTGCGGGTTTCCTGAAGGTGCTGGACAATCGCCGGCTCGGATTTGCCGATTTTCGCGGCAACCGGCAGTACATCAGTCAAGGCAATCTCTTAGATAACTCAAAGGCCTTCATCTTCCTCATTGATTACGTGCAGAAGACACGGATCAAGATTTGGGGAACTGCTGAGGTTATCGAGGATAATCCTGAACTGGTTGCGCAATTGATGCAGTACGACCAACCCTATAGAGCTGCACCAGAACAGGCGATCATCTTCACCATTGATGCATGGGATGCCAATTGCCCACAACACATTCCTGCTCGCATCGATGTAGAATGGGTGAAGTCCGCATTGGATGAGAAAGACCAGAAGATCGCAATGCTTGAAGCCCATATCAAGGACCTTCAGGGTTCAGTGGCGCTTAGCTAA
- a CDS encoding peroxidase-related enzyme (This protein belongs to a clade of uncharacterized proteins related to peroxidases such as the alkylhydroperoxidase AhpD.) yields MSRIPTPSSIDAAPQGSQVSLQAVNSQLGSVPNLFRIVANSPQALEGYLGLNGALGKGSLPAATRERIALAVGEQNGCNYCLAAHTYLATNLAKLSAEEIATNRRGSSQDAKAAIAVEFAVEIVKHRGQVSDAAVQAVRDAGYTDAEVVEIVGHVALNTLTNYMNEVLGTEVDFPAVKELA; encoded by the coding sequence ATGTCACGCATTCCTACCCCATCCTCCATTGATGCTGCACCACAGGGCTCGCAGGTTTCCCTTCAGGCTGTAAACTCCCAGCTTGGGTCTGTGCCTAACCTGTTCCGCATCGTTGCCAACAGCCCACAGGCCCTTGAAGGATACTTGGGTTTGAACGGCGCTCTGGGCAAAGGCTCTCTACCAGCTGCAACGCGTGAGCGTATTGCACTGGCTGTTGGTGAGCAAAACGGGTGTAACTACTGCCTCGCGGCTCACACATACCTTGCCACCAATCTGGCAAAGCTAAGCGCTGAGGAAATTGCAACCAACCGCAGAGGCAGCTCCCAAGACGCAAAAGCAGCAATTGCTGTTGAGTTTGCCGTCGAGATAGTGAAGCACCGTGGTCAGGTTTCAGACGCTGCTGTGCAAGCCGTCCGCGATGCGGGTTACACCGATGCGGAAGTTGTCGAAATTGTTGGCCATGTCGCGCTCAACACCTTGACCAATTACATGAATGAAGTTCTGGGAACAGAAGTTGATTTCCCCGCTGTTAAAGAACTAGCCTAA
- a CDS encoding nuclear transport factor 2 family protein, with the protein MTRPPVPPFTRETAIAKIRAAEDGWNSRDPQKVALAYTPDCKWRNRAEFVTGRPEIEQLLIRKWTRELDYRLIKELWTFEGNRIAVRFTYEYHDDSGQWFRAYGNENWEFAEDGLMQLRIASINEHPIKAEHRKFHWPLGRRPDDHASLSDLGL; encoded by the coding sequence ATGACCAGACCACCAGTGCCTCCGTTTACGCGAGAAACAGCCATCGCCAAGATCCGTGCTGCGGAAGATGGGTGGAACTCTCGGGATCCGCAAAAGGTAGCTTTGGCCTACACGCCAGACTGCAAGTGGCGGAACAGAGCTGAATTTGTAACTGGCCGCCCTGAGATTGAGCAATTGCTCATTCGTAAATGGACCCGAGAGCTTGATTACCGCCTAATCAAGGAACTTTGGACTTTTGAAGGGAACCGGATCGCAGTTCGCTTTACCTATGAGTATCATGACGACTCCGGACAGTGGTTCAGAGCCTATGGCAATGAAAACTGGGAATTTGCCGAGGATGGGCTGATGCAGCTTCGCATTGCCAGCATCAACGAACATCCAATCAAGGCAGAGCACCGCAAATTCCATTGGCCGCTGGGGCGTCGCCCGGATGATCATGCCAGCCTGAGTGATCTGGGTCTCTAA